From the genome of Medicago truncatula cultivar Jemalong A17 chromosome 2, MtrunA17r5.0-ANR, whole genome shotgun sequence:
atgggtatcaatcctttttttgtcactctataacaacaacactctttttattttattttataattttcgataatatgtaatcataattcacacatcattgtttcctttattggttccaattgttttcatcctaaatattatgtcaatttctaatctcataaactgattatatgctctcttaatcatCCCATACatgatattttatgatgaatcacaatgttccgtcgttttaatatctcttctttcgaagaattttttaaTCGAATACATTTTTGAActcgtgcgaagcacgggtttgtaactagtaatAAAGAAAAATCTTATGGTTCGGATGGATGGAAGTGTGTTAAGGAGTGGAAGTTATTAAGCTTGATCGTGTTTtggctataaaaaaaaataatcttatgGTTCAAATGGATGGAATTCAAAAGCGTTTTCAGAGTGGATCGTACTTCGTAGGGATGGAAATAGGTGAGTTCAACCCATGACCTAGCCTACATCAACTCTACACGTTAGgtaatactttttaaaaaaaaaatagataaagcCAAGACTTTTTATTAGAAGCTTGTTTAACTAAAATGATCAGGTCGCGAGCCATAACAAAGTCTTTTAGACCTATGAGGTTGTCTTATTTAAGTGAATACgaataaaacattttattactattaatatCATCtcaatttttgactttttattaaattataaatttgttaactttttcattttttttttttcacaaagtcaatatttaatctttttaatgtatattaatttttcacatatttaaatgtattattatatgatAGAATCGAAATATGATATTATAtccaatcaaatttttaaaaatgtaatgttaaatatcaaaagagagtttaatctaattaatcttttagttttttagtcTATTTAATGTTCAAGTATTTAAATATGTTAATATGAAATAAACTTTTAGGCCTAAAAAACAAGCCTATTGAAGGCTACATGTCAGACTTCGACCTAAATTTTTTGATAGACCAAACTTAGGCCTAACAAGGCCTAAATCGTCCCATCCTATTCTTAAACTTAATGGCGCGTACTCTATGGTGGGTTGATGAGGTTAGAGAAGAAGTTTCAACACGAGTTGTAGGATATTCTTCATAAAGAGGAGCTGATGTGGTTCCAACGCTCTAGAGAAAAATGGCTTATTAGCGGTGATAGGAATACTCAATATTACCATTTAAAAGTTGATAAtaggaaaaggaaaaataatgtTTCGCTGCTTCGTAAGGATCAAGGTGATTGGGGTTGAGGATACAAGTCATGgttaatgatttttataaaatcttattCACAGAACCATGTGGAGAAAATGGAGCGGCTGGGGTCTGGGGACGGGGTCGTCAATTAAGTATGGGGAAATTCAAAAAGTGATTGCTTATATGATTTCACAAAGGCTTTAGGTTTGGATGGGTTTCCAACTTCTTTCGTTTGGTAATCTTGGGATTTTGTTGGAAGGAGtatttgcaaaatttaaaaAGGTGTGAATGAATATGACTGGCGTGGAAGTGGTTAATAAAACTAATAGACTTTTGATTCTCTTCGCAATACTATTTAGGAGACAGTGAGTAAGGTTGTTGTCGGGGCGAATGATGCATGAAAAATATTGTGGTGGAAGGGTAAACATCTCTCATTATCCTATAATGACAATTACAATCCTTAAGTTTTGTATGGAgggaatttaaaaaattcagcGAGATCAGTAGAAGGCAACTTGTGCATTGGGTTCCTTTGGCTTCAAAGACTAAACATTATGAAtgacattaaattaaaatttatcttAGGGAGTTTATTATGGAGATAAATCACTTTTGGCTGAATGTGGTTCATAGTGATGGTCGAGCTAAATAGTAGTAGATGATGATAAATATGGtgaagaaagaattgaaatgaaaaaataaataaaaaatgtggtAACAAATATGGAAGAATGTAGAAGTAGCTTAACTTGAAATGTAACTTGTGTAAAAGAAatattgtgcttttttttttttaaaaggagaaATATTGTACATGTAAGTGAAAAATGTTGATTTGATATAATATTCAAAAGTAACTATAATGACCAAAATATACGAAAGAACAATATTGAATTGTTGAGAGTAATACAATGTAATGTAATAATCAGTAAAGGACACATGTCAATTAATGAGAAAACATATTTGCTGTGAGCCATGAATAATGTAATTTCCTTAACATATACACCATGTCCCTCAGCCGTAGGGATGGAAATAGATCAGGTCGGCCTACAGGGGTCTACGGCCTAGCCTACAATAGGGCAGATCAAGTCAtgcttttttcttaaataaagaaGGCCTAGGCTTTTATTTTAAACCTATCCCTTACTCCTTAATTTTATTAGGTTGCAAACACTTAACCCTAAAGATTTGGAGCCAAATTAGCAGCAATTAATGCTAATAAgctaaccctaaaaaaatttggCTCCAAAGTAGTAGCCTTTAGATATTCTTAAAGCTTATTAGGTCATGCTATTagttaacctaatttttccctctaaTTCTATGTCATTAATTGCTAATCAACTTGACCATAAAAATATTTCTCTCATTTTAcatgttaaatttgaatttcaaaatttgGCTTGACGATTGTTATATTCCCTATACTACGTGCCTTTACTGATGCTTGGTAATAGCACTGTTACCATGCTTTTTAACATGACTTTTAGATACCCCATGCAAGCCAATTGAGTCCTCTTCTATTGTCATTAAAAGCACCTCATTTTTCCATGAATTTCTTTGCCTTATTCTCCGTCCCAATAGAAACATTTCCCATGCTAGATAATTAATTCCTTTTCCATATGGAAACCATTTTCCATTTCTAATGATCAGAATCACTGACCCATCTACACTCTCTCTGTCCTAGAACACTTTTTTCGTCTCTCTCCCTTGGCACTCTCTGCCCAAGAACCCTAAATTCTTCCAAATTCTCTCTTGCACAacatatttgaaattgaaattgatatttgGGGTTCAAGTATTTAGGTTGCTCACTCTTTTTCAAATTCGTTTGTATGGTTCTCTCTCCACCTCAAAATTGCAGTTCTACAAGCTAGAATCATCGATCAGGTTTGTGAGTTTCGTTCTCCCCGTTTTGATTTATGTGTGTTCTGGTTATGTGTCTAATTTTGTGCTTACTTGGTTCTCAAGATGATTGATAAGGGTAAGCGAAGGTCATATGAGCACATTTAATCTCAGAAACAATTGTAAGGGAATTCACCAAGAAGAATTCACCAAGAAGAAAACCAATAGAAAAGGTGGAATATCTAAAGCAAGGGAATTCAAGTTATAAGTCAGGTGATAAGTATTGATAGTGTTGAAGCAGAAGAAATAGTAACTGATGATTTTTGTGAAATATCTCAGTGTGCTGACAACACGAAATACGAAATATATGAATGAAAACTCATCAGGTAACCGTTTCGGATTGTTATTGTTTGTAACAATAACAATTAGAATTTATGCGGTAAGAATAATGCATTTTTCAATTACCAGGAAGAATGTTACTGTAATTAAGAGTTAATGTTGCAACTTAGAATTTGATACATATCAGTCTGTAGTGCTTATGAATGTTACCGTAATTACGAGTTAAACTCCACTCTTTGCATCTACGTGAGATGCATGTGTTATTTACATTATATTCCAATGTAATAATGCGGTTTTCAACTACCAGGAAGAAACAAGGATGATGCAGATAAGTCAAATGGCACCGCTGTTTTGGAAACACCATATGGTCTGGCAAACGGTAATATTTGTAGAAACTATTAGAGAAAAAGACATATCGAATGGTGGAGTAAATTTTCCTCCACAATGCTCAAGTTAAATGTGTGTTTGAACTTTCCATGTGCTTTTTTAGCAGTTGCCTCATCAACACGATTTTACCGATTTATATGTTGCTGTTTTGAGAGTTACTTATAGAGAAGGGTTGAAGATATTAATCACagatgaagatggtgaagaCACTGAAATGACATTCAACGTCGTCTATgagaaaatattttgtaatgTGTAGTATtataaaaaatccaaatttaggAGATTGTATCGATACATTACTATCAATTGACAATACATTGATATTAAATTTCCAAACTATTTTGTATCGgtattcatttcatatttagaTCAGCAACTATATTTCGTCTAATAAGACCTGTGCGACGAACGGGTCACCAATCTAGTTTAACTTAAAAGGTCAGGCCACATGCCTCTCAAAAAGTCTCTTAAGCCTATTAGGCTGACCTATTTAAgtaatatgaatattatttattattatattatattttatactttcaattaaaatataaatttataaactttttcaataatttaagctttattagtatacattaagtttttgcatatataaatgtattattataaactagaataGAAATATGGTACAGTATATAATCGAATTCCCTAAAACCTCGTGTTCattatcaaaagagagtttaatttaattgaactaTTAGTTCGCTGGTCCATTTAAACTTAGACCACATTGCTTATTTAAATATGTTCATAAGATATAGGCTTTTAAACAGGCTAGTATGCCATATCAGGCTTTCAGAAGATTAATTTCAAGCCTAAAAAGTAGGCATATGATAGGCCGCAGGCCAGACTTAGGCTTTAAGAAAATATGGCAGGTCAGGTTTGGGCCTTGCAAAGCCTAGCTCGGGCTAACCTATTTCAATCCATACCATCCGAtcactaatataaacaaaagtttaatttttagattCTTCATTAAATTACGTATGTAGTCTTTAATAAAGTTTAAAGACTACATACGTAATTTAATAAAGaatctaaaaatcaaacttttgcttatattaatgaCTGGAGGGTGTACTTTCTTATATTGCCATTTGGGAGCAtagtacttttatttatttataaattatttgctaaaaaaaattatttataaattatagtaGATGTAATTAGGAATGTTATATACCACTTGTTGTGACTCAATAAAGTTCTTAGGCAACGAATGATCATTATTGTTTGCTGAAATGATATGTGTTGACCATTCATTCTTTTTCCTATTTAGCTGGTCTTCATGACTAATTATACATCTCACATTCTAATTTTCATTGCCTAAGATTGCAATTTCAAACTAGGAGAGGAAAAAACGggtcaaaacaaaaatttcgaCCATCCACAAATAATGGGAGACATTAGAACCTCAAAGAACaaacagaaaaaataaacagaaactAGTTTGAtccattatttattttagtataaAATGCAAGTCCTTCTTCATTGCAAACACACCATCACCtttaattaaagtaaattaattttcatatacTCATACCAACAATATCAAGAACAATGGCAAAGTCTACAATCCCCCTTGTCTTCACCCTTTGCTTTTTATCCTTCTTAGGTTCGGCTTATTCCAAGTCTGATCGCTTCTTTGTAGAAGGTGTTGTTTACTGTGACACATGTCGCACCCAATTCATCACCAGATTGACCGAGTTCATTGAAGGTACGtacatattttttaacatgaatctatgaagcacatatACTCATTGAATTATGCGTGTTCCGGTATCAAATATGTATCATGTTCGACACCAACACACACTGTCACATATATGTcaatttcttaaattattatcgatGTTCACATGTCATGTCGTGTCTAGTGTCTGTATAGTCTGTGCCTCATGATGATACCTAAAAGTGAAATTAAGactattgattattatttttttaaaagagtctAACGATGAAACTCACACACATTTATTACTAAGAAGCGGAGAATTAGGAGTTCTAACTCGTGCCTTAGCATATCCAATGTCTTGCAAATtgacatatataaataataatttgtgtGGCCATATATGTAATGAAGGTGCAACGGTGCGTGTGGAATGCAAAGAAGATAATGGAACATTGACATTCAACAAAGAAGCAACAACAGATAAATCAGGAAAATACAGTGTGGAGATAGATGGAGACCATGAAGATGAAACATGTGAAGTTATTCTTTGCAAGAGTCCAAGGAAAGATTGCTCAGAGGTTGACTCAGAAGCTCACCTACAACAAGCTGCTAGGATCAGTGTCACAAACAACAACGGAATTGTGTCCCCAGTTCGTGCTGCTAGCCCTCTTGGTTTCCTTAAGAAAGAGCGTCTACCTAAATGTGGTGAGGTTCTCAAAGAACTTGGGATTAATGAAGATGGAACTGAAAAGGAGGACTAGATAGCTCAACCTTATGTCCTTTGCCCACATTAATAATTAGGGTTCTTATGTGGGATTAATAATGGAAGCTTTTATGTATGTACCTTTGGAGGAGTTATACTAGATTTCATGACCCTCAAAGGATAttcctttcatttttattttctctagtTTGTCATGTTTAATAATGTACGATTCATCCCAATCTATTTTAGGGTTTGGTAACTAGTGCCCTAAAACATTGGTTAAGGATTTTATTAGTAGAAATTTTGCTTGGAAATTCaagtttttacttttatcttaataataattacacaatttttatttcaaagttaCTTATTTTAGTACTTTAACTAATATCTAAGAGAGTAttagcatttttatttcttttatcattttatttttaagtaaatcattgagtgatattttatatattaagaGTGAATTTTCTCTAAGAACTAGGCTTCTAGACCATTAATtgctatttattattttggtctTAACCCTCTTATTCTCTAATCCTTCCAAAGTTTGGTAGGAGGTTAATAAAGTCTGATCTCAATTGATTGTCGTAGCCAAAATCaaattcttataaataatttGTTCTTAATTGAAAGTGGTTAACTatttaaatcaaattatttgGTTTGTCACGAAAAAGTAGGAGAATTTTcaagtgaaaaataaaattgatactTCCCAATTATTAGAGCAACATAAATAACCAACTAAAAATTAAAACGTGTAAACAATAATTAAACCTAAACTTTTTCTTGAACAATTCCAATTCTATACCAAGTTACCAACCACCTTCGCCATATTTTGAAGCATACTTAGTATTTGTCGTCTTATGTCTAACTGAtatgacaaaagaaaaattataaaaggatgattgtttgaaattgaaataaatatgtTGAGTGTGAACCTAAAACataatattcaatttcaaacagtttatcatatcaattaattaatataataaaacttCTGTCTTTTGTTTGACaaaagaatttgattttgagaaacaaaggaagaaaatatttgaaagtgACGGCtctaattttataaattcataCAGCTAATCAAGTAAACATTAATCAGAAACTTTATCAAGTTTTCCATTATATTAATGATCGAAGAATAATTCTTCCTTATGTTGCCATTCATACTCAAGTCTTAGTCTTTctagtatattttattttttcctagtTGAAAAGAACCAAAACTCGCCAGCAAAATACTTTTAGCAGTATAGACCACATATCaactagtttatttattttctttaatataaagaaaaaatggttGCTAAAGAATCAgtcaattttttatgtttgtttttataatgataaaaatttagAATGAGAGGGTGATGTTTAGTCTAAAATATGGAAGACATTGAGGGTTTAAAGAGTACtcataattgataaaaaaaacgaTTTACTTTTATCTCCCATCAAGGTGATTGCGGGAAAGAGGAAACGATTAATCATCTTTTTTTGGAGTGTGAATTTTTTGGCAGCATTTGGCGTCTTCTTCATCGATGGTTGAGTATATCTACGGCTATTCCATCAGATGTGGGTTGTCACGCACAACAATATTATGATGCACATGATTTTAAAAAGGAagtttgttcttgctttcagGCTGTGTGGATGGCTTACCTTTAGATCATTTGGAAAGAACgtaatttgagaatttttaataaCAAAGCTTCGTCTCAAGATTACCTTCTTGATAGTATCACGTTTCATTCATGGTGGTGGTTGAAAGTGCATaaactgaatttttattttcattttcattgttgGTACTCTTTGCATTCTCTCTATATAGGATATACCACTGTGTGATTATGGTTCATGGTTCGGCgctatttattgtattttgggCTTTTGATTTTTCTCCCCTTAGTCACATCTTGTGCTTAAAGGTtggttttttaatatattttttgattggcttaaaaaaaaaatattaatgggTCTCGAATCCTGAAACCATATCCAATCAAAACCAATTCTGGTAGTATTATAGAATACAAATTGgtttaaaattcaaaactatttct
Proteins encoded in this window:
- the LOC25485957 gene encoding olee1-like protein, which encodes MAKSTIPLVFTLCFLSFLGSAYSKSDRFFVEGVVYCDTCRTQFITRLTEFIEGATVRVECKEDNGTLTFNKEATTDKSGKYSVEIDGDHEDETCEVILCKSPRKDCSEVDSEAHLQQAARISVTNNNGIVSPVRAASPLGFLKKERLPKCGEVLKELGINEDGTEKED